In Daphnia magna isolate NIES linkage group LG7, ASM2063170v1.1, whole genome shotgun sequence, a single genomic region encodes these proteins:
- the LOC123474282 gene encoding pupal cuticle protein Edg-78E-like, whose product MKLFVIAAFLAVAAAASSSYKPEYKAPSYTTPSYPAPKYPTPSYPAPAYPTPSYNKDNKYADITITSQSDERNLDGSSQWSYAQSDYTTREESQVQKKMQGVTYDSYGKESYGEVLGNTNKGSSYWVSPEGKKFTLTWAADEAGFQPKGDHLPVAPVHEYQLLVAPVHEYELPVAPALPYTRTGLGY is encoded by the exons ATGAAACTa TTTGTCATCGccgctttcttggctgttgctgccgctgcGTCTTCgagctacaagccggaatacaaagccCCCAGCTATACTACCCCAAGCTACCCtgcaccaaagtaccctactccTAGCTACCCTGCACCAGCTTACCCTACTCCCagctacaacaaggataaTAAATACGCTGATatcaccatcaccagccaatctgacgaacgcaacctcgatggcagcagccaatggag CTatgcccagtctgactacactACCCGTGAAGAGTCTCAAGTTCAGAAGAAAATGCAAGGAGTCACCTACGACTCTTACGGcaaagaatcgtacggtgaagtcctaggcaacaccaacaagggatcctcttactgggtttcccctgaaggcaagaaattcactttgacctgggccgctgatgaagctggattccagcccaaaggtgatcacttgcccgtcgcACCCGTCCACGAATACCAACTCCTAGTTGCTCCTGTCCACGAATACGAACTTCCAGTTGCCCCTGCTCTCCCTTATACGCGCACTGGACTCGGTTATTAA
- the LOC116935373 gene encoding pEARLI1-like lipid transfer protein 3, whose amino-acid sequence MKLLFVAAFLAVAAAVPSSYKPEYKAPSYPAPSYTAPKYPTPSYPSPAYPTPAYPAPAYKKDNKYDDITITSQSDERNLDGSSQWR is encoded by the exons ATGAAGCTG CTCTTTGTCGCCGcattcttggctgttgctgccgccGTACCAtccagctacaagccggaatacaaagctcccAGCTATCCTGCCCCAAGCTACACggcaccaaagtaccctactcctagctacccctcaccagcctaccccacaccagcctaccccgcaccagcctacaagaaggataacaaatacgatgacattaccatcaccagccaatctgatgagcgcaacctcgatggcagcagccaatggaggtaa